A genome region from Bradysia coprophila strain Holo2 chromosome X unlocalized genomic scaffold, BU_Bcop_v1 contig_98, whole genome shotgun sequence includes the following:
- the LOC119070502 gene encoding uncharacterized protein LOC119070502 has protein sequence MSNTRSFPTKFKVSNQTAENVSNSRGESASTSTITSQLKPYKHNHCTEVLTETQFSARVKASRNNGFVQTVIECYNKHHNLVIRPDDIWTAILTQFSFYINKNAEEFRSKFVNFNGKKELVVQVEGSLRSATYGLFVNEMTEKIDENLVDKTVKNWILPSFSTTTANDIISCGVVFMASTKMYFEFTRCLACGIPYVTLEGTIADWEAILNRLEKLKEYKLDKWYDLLKPILKEFVAAKQGRADLEFWKRICHHLGDISGPSYISGWLTVFAVFDEDGNWTDLSRKNSWINRTEAEGTDEPWPVLNIAKIPSGIVNVDVKIIDRNKNYESVMFSGHVGYEVFEDDCTLKPRIGWGIALKLSADDVEKLHADIRGKNKRYCEQCNKQLRC, from the exons ATGAGTAACACTAGAagttttccaacaaaatttaaagtcTCTAACCAAACAgctgaaaatgtttcgaattCTAGAGGTGAATCGGCAAGCACATCAACAATTACTTCGCAATTGAAACCTTATAAACATAACCACTGCACCGAAGTGCTGACAGAGACTCAGTTCTCTGCGCGGGTCAAAGCTAGCAGAAACAATGGTTTTGTCCAAACCGTTATCGAGTGTTACAACAAACACCACAATTTGGTCATTCGTCCTGATGATATATGGACAGCGATATTAACACAATTTTCCTTCTACATCAACAAAAATGCTGAAGAATTCCGAAGCAAATTCGTGAATTTCAATGGAAAGAAAGAACTGGTTGTTCAAGTCGAAGGATCTCTTCGCTCAGCGACGTATGGTCTTTTTGTGAACGAAATGACGGagaaaattgacgaaaatctCGTGGATAAAACAGTGAAAAATTGGATTCTACCCAGCTTCAGCACAACCACTGCCAATGACATCATTTCTTGCGGAGTTGTGTTTATGGCATCGACGAAAATGTATTTCGAATTTACACGCTGCCTTGCGTGTGGTATTCCATATGTGACATTAGAGGGAACGATAGCTGATTGGGAGGCTATCCTAAACAGGCTGGAGAAGTTGAAGGAATACAAATTGGACAAATGGTATGATCTGCTAAAGCCAATTCTAAAAGAATTCGTTGCTGCAAAACAGGGAAGGGCGGACCTTGAATTCTGGAAACGTATCTGCCATCATTTGGGAGATATTTCTGGTCCCAGTTATATTAGCGGATGGCTGACTGTGTTTGCTGTTTTCGACGAAGACGGCAATTGGACGGATCTTAGTAGAAAAAATTCTTGGATTAACAGAACTGAAGCTGAAGGAACAGATGAACCGTGGCCTGTCCTTAACATTGCTAAAATTCCGTCTGGAATAGTTAATGTGGATGTTAAAATCATAGATAGAAACAAGAACTACGAAAGCGTAATGTTTTCAGGTCACGTTGGCTACGAAGTATTTGAAGATGATTGTACACTCAAACCTCGAATCGGCTGGGGCATCGCACTAAAATTATCAGCCGACGATGTAGAGAAACTTCATGCAGATATCAGGg GAAAAAACAAGCGGTATTGTGAACAGTGTAACAAGCAGTTAAGGTGCTAG